Proteins from a single region of Deltaproteobacteria bacterium:
- a CDS encoding aminoglycoside phosphotransferase family protein, with the protein MHCLSNAQARAGRVSLRTRLMEPLLQALRSRGYESEGAGFPTGRPDRVTLALVTRTGLPVVAKLYSSGGGATTYANMQELWRSSFGERRRPPGLPRPVEYLPDVGAVIMERLPGRPFVELGASDPDVVNDAIGLLASLHGCEAQPSTQRPVGRIVRSVWRKADTVGHVAPQFVDSFREVAEALEAAEVEDPELVPCHGDFSPRNVLVGSDGVTLIDWDRLQRADPARDLAYFGAWCWTWALRQGRPACWSMLDRVVARYESLRPGASIEARLGFHLAAGLLRIAQGLVTLWSDDAHLVPQLTAEALRRLR; encoded by the coding sequence ATGCACTGCCTTAGCAACGCTCAGGCACGTGCCGGCCGAGTCTCGCTGCGCACTCGATTGATGGAACCGCTCCTTCAGGCGCTACGTAGCCGGGGGTACGAGAGCGAGGGAGCCGGCTTCCCAACCGGCCGCCCCGACAGAGTGACGCTGGCCCTGGTGACGCGCACGGGCCTTCCGGTGGTGGCGAAGCTCTATTCATCGGGCGGAGGGGCAACCACGTACGCCAACATGCAGGAGTTGTGGCGATCGTCATTCGGCGAACGACGACGGCCGCCGGGACTCCCGCGACCGGTCGAGTATCTCCCGGACGTTGGAGCGGTCATCATGGAGCGGCTGCCAGGCCGTCCGTTCGTCGAGCTGGGCGCTTCGGACCCGGACGTCGTGAACGATGCGATCGGCCTTCTGGCCTCTCTCCATGGGTGCGAGGCCCAACCGAGCACGCAGCGTCCCGTCGGTCGGATCGTGCGGTCGGTCTGGCGGAAGGCGGACACCGTGGGCCACGTGGCTCCTCAGTTCGTTGATTCGTTCCGGGAGGTGGCCGAGGCTCTGGAGGCGGCTGAGGTCGAGGATCCCGAGCTGGTGCCTTGTCATGGGGATTTCTCGCCCAGAAACGTCCTGGTGGGATCAGACGGAGTCACCCTGATCGACTGGGATCGCCTCCAGCGAGCCGACCCGGCAAGAGACCTCGCCTATTTCGGTGCCTGGTGTTGGACGTGGGCGCTGCGCCAGGGGAGGCCGGCATGCTGGTCCATGCTGGACCGAGTGGTGGCCAGGTATGAGTCCTTGCGGCCCGGTGCTTCGATCGAGGCTCGGCTCGGCTTCCACCTCGCCGCCGGACTCCTGCGAATCGCCCAGGGCCTCGTCACATTGTGGTCGGATGACGCCCATCTCGTGCCTCAGCTCACGGCGGAAGCGCTCCGTCGGTTACGATGA
- a CDS encoding ABC transporter ATP-binding protein: MDRQRTAQSVGGSVGRSPDGGGARTAEGHANLRLAKRRARENALGAWRAVARLRTFVLPHWPAIGLALLLMMGEAAMDLLKPWPLKVTFDMILKQQNLAGKTLYLLLGVSAVVVAIAVFEGLLGYLAAYYLNRAGRTVVFDLRTALFDHIQRLSLQYHDRRSAGDLMTRVTSDVKAMRDAMTESIAEILENSMFLIGMGAVLLWLDWQLAMVLIAAAPVLFVALSVYSSRIQERSRAERKREGALASVVHETLGTIRMSRVFNQEEEARRRFHAESAASLESGLAATMTGERFSWMMDVLGGIVTATTLGFGVLRVMSGAITPGSLIVFVTYVRNLYKSLRTTIRHTTRITKAGAQVERVVELLEVKEGVTDRPGARPAPRFRGQVEFRNVSFEYEPGRPVLKGIDLTIPAGKVTAIVGPTGGGKSTLVSLISRLYDPTEGSILIGGHDIREYTLRSLRSQISVVLQESVLLQASIAENIAYGRPAAHLEEIEAAAQAANADEFIRELPEVYDTVLGERGATLSGGQRQRIAIARAIVRDAPIVILDEPLTGLDAAAAAAVMEALEHLMTGRTVVIITHQLAVVQRADQIVVLADAQIREQGTHQDLMDMDGMYSGLFHAQFRDVMTASS, translated from the coding sequence ATGGACCGACAACGAACAGCCCAGAGCGTGGGCGGGAGCGTGGGAAGATCACCGGACGGAGGTGGTGCCCGGACCGCTGAGGGGCATGCGAACCTTCGCCTTGCGAAGAGGAGAGCACGGGAGAATGCGCTCGGCGCCTGGCGGGCCGTGGCACGGTTGCGCACGTTCGTCCTGCCCCACTGGCCCGCCATAGGCCTTGCCCTCCTGCTGATGATGGGCGAAGCGGCGATGGACCTGCTCAAACCGTGGCCGCTCAAGGTGACGTTCGACATGATCCTCAAGCAGCAGAACCTCGCCGGGAAGACGTTGTACCTCCTGCTGGGCGTCTCCGCCGTGGTGGTCGCAATTGCCGTGTTCGAGGGGCTATTGGGATACCTGGCGGCGTACTATCTCAACCGGGCTGGCCGAACCGTCGTATTCGACCTCCGCACCGCGCTCTTCGACCACATCCAGCGGTTGTCCCTTCAGTACCACGACCGCCGGTCAGCCGGCGATCTGATGACGCGCGTGACCAGCGATGTGAAGGCGATGCGGGATGCGATGACCGAATCCATCGCCGAGATACTCGAGAACAGTATGTTCCTCATCGGCATGGGCGCCGTACTCCTCTGGCTGGACTGGCAGCTCGCCATGGTGCTCATCGCCGCCGCACCGGTGCTGTTCGTCGCCCTGTCGGTCTACAGCTCGCGCATTCAAGAGCGTTCGCGGGCGGAGCGAAAGCGCGAAGGCGCACTCGCTTCGGTGGTGCATGAGACACTGGGAACCATCCGTATGTCGCGCGTCTTCAACCAGGAGGAGGAAGCGAGAAGGCGATTCCACGCCGAGAGCGCGGCCAGTCTCGAGAGCGGCTTGGCCGCGACCATGACCGGTGAGCGGTTCTCCTGGATGATGGATGTGCTGGGCGGTATCGTCACGGCGACGACACTCGGGTTCGGTGTCCTGCGCGTGATGTCGGGCGCCATCACCCCCGGCAGCCTGATCGTCTTCGTGACCTACGTCCGCAACTTGTACAAGTCCCTGCGGACGACCATCAGGCACACCACCCGAATAACCAAGGCCGGCGCTCAAGTGGAGCGAGTGGTAGAGCTGCTAGAAGTCAAGGAGGGCGTCACGGACCGCCCGGGTGCCCGTCCGGCACCCCGGTTCCGTGGTCAGGTCGAGTTCCGCAACGTGAGCTTCGAGTACGAACCGGGGCGACCCGTGCTCAAGGGGATCGATCTCACGATCCCGGCCGGGAAGGTGACGGCCATCGTGGGACCCACCGGCGGCGGCAAATCGACACTGGTTTCACTGATATCCCGACTATACGACCCCACAGAGGGAAGCATTCTGATTGGTGGCCACGATATCCGAGAGTACACTCTCAGGTCGCTACGCTCGCAAATCAGCGTGGTGCTCCAAGAGTCGGTTTTGCTGCAGGCCAGCATCGCCGAGAACATCGCTTACGGACGCCCCGCCGCCCACTTGGAGGAAATCGAGGCAGCGGCGCAGGCGGCGAACGCGGACGAGTTCATCAGGGAGCTCCCTGAAGTTTACGACACGGTGCTCGGTGAGCGGGGAGCGACGCTGTCCGGCGGGCAGCGCCAGCGGATTGCCATCGCCCGAGCGATCGTGCGTGATGCGCCGATCGTCATTCTCGATGAACCCCTCACCGGACTTGACGCCGCTGCGGCAGCAGCAGTCATGGAAGCGCTGGAACACCTGATGACGGGAAGGACAGTGGTCATCATCACTCACCAACTGGCCGTCGTGCAGCGTGCCGACCAGATCGTGGTGTTGGCGGATGCTCAGATCAGGGAGCAAGGCACTCATCAGGACTTGATGGATATGGACGGGATGTACAGCGGCCTGTTCCACGCCCAATTCAGGGACGTCATGACGGCCTCCTCGTGA
- a CDS encoding aminoglycoside phosphotransferase family protein has protein sequence MPFLARALDPHEAQRQFEGRLPRLSRGKGRVQIRAIRVTRYKPGRRCLIEYDVEVGEPNAPLQTVVGKARAKGLDTSSYEVVEALWNSGFTSDSEDAVSVPQPIGVIPEFQMWFQHKVPGVAATRLLGDAGGVALARRIAEAIHKLHQARIPAHRRHTMADEVRILHERLSLVAQMQPQWAQRLGHLLVSCDRLRASVPDSSPCGIHRDFYPDHVIVDGPRLYLLDFDLYCEGDRGLDVGNFLGHLLEQSLRMFGDRTVLSDRAEALEERFVELSGDGTRAAVRAYTTLTLVRHIYLSTQFAERSPFTEKVLELSEDLLAAEPHS, from the coding sequence ATGCCCTTTCTGGCGCGTGCGCTCGACCCGCACGAAGCCCAGCGACAGTTCGAAGGTCGCCTCCCACGCCTGAGCCGAGGGAAGGGGAGGGTCCAGATCCGCGCGATCCGCGTGACACGATACAAGCCTGGGCGGCGCTGCCTGATCGAGTACGACGTCGAGGTGGGCGAGCCCAATGCGCCGCTCCAGACCGTGGTGGGCAAGGCAAGGGCCAAGGGGCTGGACACCTCGAGCTACGAGGTGGTCGAGGCGCTCTGGAACTCCGGCTTCACGTCCGATAGCGAAGACGCGGTCTCCGTCCCTCAACCAATCGGGGTCATCCCGGAATTCCAGATGTGGTTCCAGCACAAAGTTCCCGGGGTGGCAGCAACCCGCCTGCTGGGCGACGCTGGGGGGGTTGCGCTGGCGAGGCGAATTGCGGAGGCCATTCACAAACTCCACCAGGCACGCATTCCGGCCCACCGTCGCCATACGATGGCGGATGAAGTGCGCATCCTGCACGAACGGCTGTCGCTCGTGGCTCAGATGCAACCGCAGTGGGCGCAACGCCTCGGTCACCTGCTGGTCTCCTGCGACCGACTCCGTGCCTCCGTCCCTGATTCGAGTCCGTGCGGGATCCACCGAGACTTCTACCCGGACCACGTGATCGTAGACGGACCCCGTCTCTATCTCCTGGACTTCGATCTGTACTGCGAGGGTGACCGGGGGCTGGACGTCGGCAACTTCTTGGGACATCTCCTGGAACAGAGTCTGCGCATGTTCGGAGATCGGACCGTGCTGTCGGATCGCGCAGAGGCGCTCGAAGAACGCTTCGTGGAACTCTCCGGTGATGGGACCCGCGCTGCCGTCCGGGCCTACACCACGCTCACGCTGGTACGGCACATTTACCTGAGCACGCAGTTCGCGGAACGCAGCCCGTTCACCGAGAAGGTGCTGGAACTGTCCGAGGACCTTCTCGCGGCCGAGCCTCACTCGTAG
- a CDS encoding glycosyltransferase family 4 protein gives MKVTILSHDLSSNAVMRAHRLAQAARTFAEVNLIGPMRRQGGWPALPQEPWIRPVRKRRFPRFYESFIQLVEAADGDVLIAVKPYLASFGVALVAAERREVPVVLDVDDLDVALAPRSAWAANPLMADLSRPASSVYVSLLTKAVGAASAITVSSTALQRRFGGTLIPHAPDTELFDPVGIDREEARRAFGFTGPTVLFPGTPRPHKGMEPLAQAVSRLPGVRLAVTCRAEDLTAPEWGRFALDRIPLVPYPALPRLLAAADVVAIPQLSSEPARYQMPMKVFEAMAMGKPIVASSVSDLPVILEGCGRLVPPGDVDELAAAICELINDPEAARTLGERARARCMEHYSLQRIGKGLLAVLSRVGHEMGR, from the coding sequence ATGAAAGTCACGATCCTCAGTCACGATCTCTCCTCGAATGCGGTCATGCGGGCCCATCGGCTGGCCCAAGCCGCCAGGACCTTCGCGGAAGTCAATCTGATTGGTCCGATGCGCCGCCAGGGAGGATGGCCCGCCCTGCCGCAGGAGCCGTGGATCAGGCCGGTCCGCAAGCGACGTTTTCCAAGGTTCTACGAGTCGTTCATCCAGCTGGTCGAAGCCGCGGACGGAGACGTGCTGATCGCCGTCAAGCCGTATCTGGCTTCCTTCGGGGTGGCCTTGGTGGCGGCAGAACGCCGCGAGGTTCCCGTCGTCCTCGATGTCGATGATTTGGATGTGGCCCTGGCCCCTCGGTCGGCGTGGGCAGCAAACCCATTGATGGCGGATCTCTCGCGACCGGCATCGTCCGTTTACGTTTCGCTGCTCACGAAGGCGGTGGGCGCGGCGTCGGCGATCACGGTGTCTTCAACCGCTCTCCAGCGGAGGTTTGGCGGCACCCTGATCCCGCATGCACCCGATACCGAATTGTTCGATCCCGTTGGAATAGACCGGGAGGAGGCTCGCCGCGCTTTCGGCTTCACCGGGCCTACCGTGTTGTTCCCCGGAACTCCGCGACCTCACAAGGGCATGGAACCACTGGCGCAAGCGGTCAGCAGGCTGCCGGGCGTCCGCCTGGCGGTCACGTGTCGCGCGGAGGATCTCACTGCGCCGGAGTGGGGGCGGTTCGCTCTGGATAGGATCCCGCTGGTCCCGTACCCCGCTCTTCCCAGGCTGCTTGCGGCGGCCGACGTTGTTGCCATCCCCCAGTTGAGCAGCGAGCCGGCGCGCTACCAGATGCCCATGAAGGTATTCGAGGCCATGGCGATGGGAAAGCCGATCGTCGCCAGCTCGGTGTCTGACCTCCCCGTGATCCTGGAAGGATGTGGCCGGCTGGTGCCGCCAGGGGACGTGGATGAGCTGGCTGCGGCCATCTGCGAGCTGATCAACGATCCCGAGGCGGCCCGCACCCTGGGAGAACGCGCGCGGGCTCGCTGCATGGAGCATTATTCGCTGCAGCGGATCGGAAAAGGGCTGCTCGCGGTTCTGAGCCGCGTGGGCCATGAGATGGGCCGTTGA
- a CDS encoding sulfotransferase, producing MQGRHDGLLVRNSGNQGAVVHQNPCLFIVGCPRSGTTLLQRMLDHHPQLAVANDTHFIPRALEQVVPQATTDVTDQIDPPLSPELVEWVLSYRRFARLGLAEATVRQTAAKVTTYRGFVSALYSAFGMLHGKPLAGEKTPDYVRRLPVLHALFPWVRTVHIIRDGRDVTLSTREWAREDKGPGKLALWREEPAAVCALWWQWQVSTGMRDGVVLGPSRYLEVKYEQLVTRPEQTLHSIAAFLGFPFAPEMLDYYVGKTSLEPGLSSKKAWLPPTPGLRDWRTQMAERDVEVFEAIAGDSLSALGYERASRAISRATTLVADRCRRWWDAEVARRQTRFAERVRSAMDALP from the coding sequence ATTCAGGGACGTCATGACGGCCTCCTCGTGAGGAACTCCGGCAATCAAGGCGCCGTTGTGCATCAGAACCCGTGTCTGTTCATCGTCGGCTGCCCTCGGTCGGGCACCACGCTCCTACAGCGGATGCTGGATCATCACCCGCAGCTGGCTGTAGCAAACGATACGCATTTCATCCCGCGCGCCCTCGAACAAGTCGTCCCTCAGGCCACCACCGACGTGACCGATCAGATCGATCCGCCACTCAGCCCCGAGCTCGTCGAGTGGGTGCTGAGTTACCGCCGCTTCGCTCGACTCGGCCTCGCTGAAGCCACCGTGCGCCAGACCGCGGCGAAGGTGACGACGTACAGGGGGTTCGTGAGCGCGCTCTATTCGGCATTCGGTATGCTTCATGGAAAGCCCCTGGCCGGAGAGAAGACTCCAGATTACGTGAGGCGTCTGCCCGTCTTGCACGCCCTGTTTCCCTGGGTGAGGACCGTCCACATCATTCGGGATGGCCGGGATGTGACCCTGTCTACGCGCGAATGGGCCCGCGAGGACAAGGGGCCCGGCAAATTGGCGCTATGGCGGGAGGAACCGGCCGCCGTTTGCGCGTTGTGGTGGCAGTGGCAGGTCAGTACCGGCATGCGAGATGGAGTGGTGCTCGGTCCGAGCCGGTATCTCGAGGTGAAGTACGAGCAACTGGTCACACGGCCCGAACAGACGCTTCACAGCATCGCCGCCTTCCTGGGGTTCCCCTTCGCTCCGGAGATGTTGGACTATTACGTGGGCAAAACCTCTCTGGAGCCGGGACTCTCGTCCAAAAAGGCGTGGTTGCCACCGACTCCGGGACTCAGAGATTGGCGGACCCAGATGGCGGAGCGGGACGTCGAGGTGTTCGAGGCCATTGCCGGGGACTCCCTGTCTGCACTGGGTTACGAACGGGCAAGTCGTGCCATCTCACGCGCGACCACCCTCGTGGCTGACCGGTGTCGGCGATGGTGGGACGCCGAGGTGGCGCGGCGGCAGACGAGATTCGCTGAACGTGTGCGATCAGCCATGGATGCACTGCCTTAG
- a CDS encoding FtsX-like permease family protein: MSLLWMTVVTALRALRRNVLRSTLTMLGVIIGVAAVLTMVSIGRGANAAVQRQIQSLGNNLLMIIPGTTTANGVHSGSGAAMSLTMADATAIAKECPAVADIAWAKRQVVQVVYGNQNWATAAHGVPPSYLSLREWPLSAGRSFDQRDDAGANAVAVLGQTVVDQLFEPGEDPIGATIRVKNVPFTVIGVLVRKGQTAWGQDQDDVVLMPFLTAERRVLGTKILGTVDMIVVSTTTADALPQVEEQVRRLLHERHRIPPGQDDDFTVRDLNEIAEASKKAREVMTNLLLSVASVSLLVGGIGIMNIMLVSVTERTREIGVRLAVGARTGHILLQFLVEATALSLVGGAAGLLLGIAATRLIAYLAAWPTLLSVPAAAGAFLVAGAVGIFFGFYPARRAAQLDPIAALRYE, encoded by the coding sequence ATGAGCCTGCTCTGGATGACGGTCGTCACCGCGCTCCGGGCGCTGCGGCGGAACGTGCTCCGCTCGACGCTCACCATGCTCGGCGTCATCATCGGCGTGGCCGCGGTGCTGACCATGGTGAGCATCGGGCGCGGCGCCAACGCCGCCGTGCAGCGGCAGATCCAGAGCCTCGGGAACAACCTGCTCATGATCATCCCGGGCACCACCACGGCCAATGGCGTGCACTCGGGTTCGGGCGCCGCCATGTCGCTCACCATGGCGGATGCGACGGCGATCGCCAAGGAATGCCCAGCGGTCGCCGACATCGCGTGGGCCAAGCGGCAGGTGGTGCAGGTCGTCTACGGCAACCAGAACTGGGCCACGGCGGCGCACGGGGTACCGCCCTCGTATCTGTCGCTGCGCGAGTGGCCCCTCAGCGCGGGACGGTCCTTCGACCAACGGGACGACGCGGGGGCCAACGCGGTGGCGGTCCTCGGGCAGACGGTCGTCGATCAGCTCTTCGAGCCGGGCGAGGATCCGATCGGCGCCACCATCCGCGTGAAGAACGTGCCCTTCACGGTGATCGGCGTGCTCGTGCGCAAGGGGCAGACGGCGTGGGGCCAGGATCAGGACGATGTGGTCCTGATGCCGTTCTTGACCGCCGAGCGGCGCGTCCTCGGCACGAAGATCCTGGGCACGGTCGACATGATCGTCGTCTCGACCACGACCGCCGACGCCCTCCCGCAGGTCGAGGAGCAGGTCCGCAGGCTCCTCCACGAGCGCCACCGGATCCCGCCCGGCCAGGACGACGACTTCACCGTCCGCGATCTCAACGAGATCGCCGAGGCCTCGAAGAAGGCGAGGGAGGTGATGACGAACCTGCTCCTGAGCGTCGCGTCCGTGTCGCTTCTCGTGGGCGGCATCGGGATCATGAACATCATGCTCGTGTCGGTGACCGAGCGCACGCGCGAGATCGGCGTCCGCCTCGCCGTGGGCGCGCGGACGGGCCATATCCTGCTCCAGTTCCTGGTCGAGGCGACGGCGCTCAGCCTGGTGGGGGGTGCGGCCGGCCTCCTGCTCGGCATCGCCGCGACGCGGCTCATCGCGTACCTCGCGGCGTGGCCGACCCTCCTCTCGGTACCGGCCGCGGCGGGCGCGTTCCTCGTGGCGGGCGCGGTCGGCATCTTCTTCGGCTTCTACCCGGCCCGCCGCGCGGCACAGCTCGATCCGATCGCCGCGCTCCGCTACGAGTGA
- a CDS encoding glycosyltransferase family 4 protein: MRIAYICADAGVPVFGWKGASIHVQEFIRALVRRGDRVELFATRVEGDAPPDLADVGVHRLPALPKGARAAREQAALAANHGLQTALRQEGSFDLVYERYSLWSYAGMEYARAAGVPGVLEVNAPLVEEQAEFRLLVDRGSAESVAERVIGAATVLIAVSKAIAADLGRHANTRGRVHVVPNGVNPDRFLEGVVPFCRIPPGVFTVGFVGTLKRWHDLSTLVEAFGMLHQAHRETRLLIVGDGPERESMVRNLSARGLLEAAYLVGSVPWSEVPGMLASMDVGVAPYPRLARFYFSPLKVYEYMAAGLPVIASKVGQLAELIEDGVNGLLYPPNNPSALATALDRLRCAPEVRARLGRAARATVLRDHTWSAVVQQILSLARLEPAAERVAT; this comes from the coding sequence ATGCGCATCGCCTACATCTGTGCCGACGCGGGCGTGCCGGTGTTCGGCTGGAAAGGCGCGAGTATCCATGTGCAGGAGTTCATTCGGGCCTTGGTGCGGCGGGGCGACCGAGTGGAGCTGTTCGCCACGCGGGTCGAGGGTGACGCGCCGCCAGATCTGGCGGACGTTGGCGTTCATCGGCTTCCAGCGCTTCCCAAGGGTGCGCGGGCGGCGCGCGAGCAGGCCGCACTTGCGGCCAATCACGGGCTGCAAACCGCGCTCCGGCAGGAGGGGTCCTTCGACCTCGTGTACGAACGCTACTCGCTGTGGAGCTACGCGGGAATGGAGTATGCCCGTGCCGCCGGTGTGCCGGGCGTGCTCGAAGTCAACGCTCCGTTGGTCGAGGAGCAGGCTGAATTCCGGTTGTTGGTGGACCGTGGTAGCGCCGAGTCGGTTGCGGAGCGGGTGATCGGTGCCGCCACGGTGCTGATCGCCGTGTCGAAGGCGATTGCTGCGGACCTGGGCCGGCATGCGAACACACGGGGAAGAGTACACGTCGTACCGAACGGGGTGAATCCGGACCGCTTTCTCGAGGGCGTTGTGCCCTTTTGCCGTATTCCACCGGGGGTATTTACGGTCGGCTTTGTCGGAACCTTGAAGCGGTGGCACGATCTTTCCACTCTGGTGGAGGCGTTCGGCATGCTTCATCAGGCGCACCGAGAGACACGGCTGCTGATCGTGGGCGATGGCCCGGAACGGGAGAGCATGGTGAGGAACCTGTCGGCGCGTGGACTGCTCGAGGCGGCTTACCTCGTCGGTTCAGTGCCATGGAGCGAAGTGCCGGGGATGTTGGCGTCGATGGATGTCGGCGTGGCGCCCTATCCGAGGCTGGCGCGATTCTACTTCTCGCCACTCAAGGTCTACGAGTACATGGCAGCAGGCCTGCCGGTGATTGCCAGTAAAGTTGGGCAACTGGCGGAGCTGATCGAAGACGGCGTCAACGGCTTGCTCTACCCGCCGAACAACCCGAGCGCTCTCGCTACGGCATTGGATCGCCTTCGGTGCGCGCCTGAGGTCCGTGCACGTCTCGGGCGGGCAGCGCGAGCGACCGTGCTTCGGGACCACACGTGGAGTGCCGTGGTCCAGCAGATCCTCTCTTTGGCCCGCCTCGAGCCGGCGGCTGAGAGAGTCGCTACGTGA